In Macrobrachium rosenbergii isolate ZJJX-2024 chromosome 16, ASM4041242v1, whole genome shotgun sequence, a single genomic region encodes these proteins:
- the LOC136847237 gene encoding uncharacterized protein yields the protein MIQRQARNVGNMGRIPSVYRSKSARLNSHWVIAVFLPMLLSYPLNQATELTALPKKDASQLSGNTEPLANIHGDRMQSSRGSNCPSSVNGSRMKRGANENDVSVPYERRPTWNSLSWRNISPDDRKRNHSSTQTTRNEVDHERVFLLKPRDAGSTSDQNTGHDLASQPRLDPSGNHHEGYRPNFRLADLSREAGINEINNTAKQTRLARSSPTNKPNYSITRSNETRSEKRSDADSNRQIRENGSGSDARGRPLRSPNEEVSGAPAILPNNCEIPWSCSKRASMNMTLDGDPNVMRRAPCRCDADCVIYGDCCADGQTSQSANDEGRAADSNHKMDGLGKEKERILADEEKKKLNKMEVGVRKGHSHNPPTSWTCGHLASSKLRQVYMVNKCPDRAPKELSDKCERVSVENDPQRYLMDIPVVSQNSDIVYSNDFCAKCHNDFTVKEYNVTVRCTGNITSLEVLRFMTYHPGELKWSEKDLEKASPEHPPRAETTGITCSLDVSYNDVAGRICEIGLIENCQDSWGDEDIKIKCSSYNYYVEVGRKVYKNWHCALCNDEPEHSIKCLPPYFIQLVSWPLPSLTDLFSASGHCEENQVWNIIYSKCENVSCGSRFTLKEGRCVPNNGSLENGSSQSFLNSTCYTREFLLNDSLLFPNGSVYLNPTKETYVTGEYEFVDDTWIKICRPADMWTPVMNVISTVLISISLICMVVHVVIFALLPKRRNIPSMNLCSMTLSLFVSELVFVALFYFNENYPLCVVIAIIIYYFLTSSFLWMNVMSIDICRTFHSQTYKTKSRKIFIQYSVYAWCAPMAATVIALLTDQFADSDFILNPQFGTQRCWFNKKWGLVAFFTLPSGLIVLVNLGLFGVSVYDIYKQHKSGEFASATVQRNGNSVNKTKEEKEKEKFLKPTYSGPNLKQSDISIASGSESPRCAERFRERIQRRIHANKKQRVRLVLYCKLAIIMGLTWIFAFVSFHTESLVFEYLFIVFNGLQGTFIFIAFDCKQKIWDELYTKITGKKVVRKSTESSFNTKETPVTSSTDGQYKYRWSSNRNQDGSRKSSPIPQPGPVAP from the exons ATGATCCAACGACAGGCGAGAAACGTAG gtaACATGGGACGAATACCATCCGTCTACAGGAGTAAGTCCGCACGTCTCAATTCCCACTGGGTAATCGCTGTCTTCCTCCCGATGCTCTTATCCTATCCACTGAATCAGGCCACGGAACTGACAGCGTTGCCGAAAAAAGATGCGTCCCAACTCTCTGGAAACACAGAACCTCTGGCAAATATTCATGGCGACAGGATGCAGAGCAGTCGAGGGAGCAATTGCCCCTCCTCAGTGAATGGTTCCAGAATGAAAAGGGGTGCTAATGAAAATGACGTAAGTGTACCTTACGAAAGAAGACCTACTTGGAATTCACTTTCATGGCGGAACATCTCTCCTGATGATAGAAAGAGGAATCACTCTAGCACGCAAACAACTAGGAATGAAGTGGATCATGAGcgagtttttttattaaagccGAGGGATGCTGGGTCAACCAGTGACCAAAACACTGGTCATGACCTCGCAAGCCAACCTCGCCTTGATCCAAGCGGGAACCACCATGAAGGATATCGACCCAACTTTCGTCTAGCAGATCTCAGCCGAGAAGCAggcattaatgaaattaataacacCGCAAAACAAACACGGCTGGCAAGGTCCAGCCCTACAAACAAACCTAACTACTCCATTACACGATCGAATGAAACGAGATCCGAGAAGCGAAGTGACGCCGACTCAAATCGACAAATTAGAGAGAACGGGTCGGGGTCGGACGCTCGTGGGAGGCCCCTCAGATCGCCAAATGAGGAGGTTTCGGGAGCGCCTGCGATTTTGCCCAACAATTGTGAAATACCTTGGTCATGTTCGAAGCGGGCATCCATGAACATGACCCTCGACGGTGATCCCAATGTGATGCGCAG AGCGCCCTGTCGGTGTGATGCGGACTGCGTCATCTACGGGGACTGCTGTGCTGACGGGCAAACGTCGCAATCAGCAAATGACGAAGGAAGGGCAGCAGACAGCAACCACAAAATGGACGGtcttggaaaagaaaaggaaagaattctGGCAgacgaagagaaaaagaagttgaaCAAAATGGAAGTAGGAGTGAGGAAAGGACACAGCCATAATCCTCCAACTTCATGGACTTGTGGCCATCTCGCTTCTTCCAAGTTAAGACAG gtaTACATGGTAAACAAATGCCCCGACCGTGCGCCCAAAGAACTGTCGGATAAGTGCGAACGAGTTTCGGTTGAAAACGACCCTCAGCGATACCTGATGGATATACCCGTTGTTTCTCAGAACTCTGACATTGTTTACAGCAACGATTTCTGCGCTAAGTGCCACAACGATTTCACAGTCAAGGAGTACAACGTCACCGTCAGATGTACTGGAAACATAACCTCGCTGGAAGTCCTAAGGTTTATGACCTACCATCCTGGTGAACTGAAATGGTCTGAGAAGGATTTAGAAAAGGCTTCGCCCGAGCACCCTCCCAGAGCAGAAACCACTGGAATCACATGCTCTTTGGATGTCTCCTACAATGACGTCGCAGGCCGTATATGTGAAATTGGCTTAATTGAAAACTGTCAAGATAGCTGGGGTGATGAAGACATCAAAATAAAGTGCTCATCTTATAATTACTATGTAGAAGTCGGCAGAAAGGTGTACAAAAATTGGCACTGTGCTTTGTGCAATGATGAGCCAGAACACAGTATCAAATGTCTACCACCGTACTTTATTCAATTAGTGTCTTGGCCTCTTCCTAGCCTGACAGATCTCTTCAGTGCAAGCGGCCATTGCGAAGAGAACCAGGTCTGGAATATAATTTACAGCAAGTGTGAAAATGTTTCCTGCGGATCTCGATTTACGCTGAAAGAAGGACGATGTGTACCAAACAATGGTAGCCTGGAAAACGGCAGCAGCCAGTCTTTCTTGAATTCTACCTGCTACACTCGCGAGTTTCTGCTCAACGACAGTCTCTTATTCCCGAATGGAAGCGTGTACTTGAACCCCACGAAAGAGACTTATGTCACCGGAGAGTACGAGTTTGTCGACGATACCTGGATCAAGATTTGTCGACCGGCGGATATGTGGACCCCTGTCATGAACGTCATTTCCACCGTTCTCATTTCCATATCCCTCATCTGCATGGTGGTTCACGTGGTGATCTTCGCCCTCTTGCCCAAAAGAAGGAACATTCCAAGCATGAATCTCTGCTCGATGACGTTGTCTCTTTTTGTCAGCGAGCTAGTTTTCGTTGCCCTCTTTTACTTCAATGAGAATTACCCGTTGTGTGTCGTCATAGCCATTATCATCTACTACTTCCTCACCTCGTCGTTCTTGTGGATGAATGTCATGAGCATAGACATATGCAGGACATTCCATTCGCAGACATACAAAACtaaatcaaggaaaatattcATCCAGTACTCTGTCTACGCATGGTGCGCGCCTATGGCTGCTACGGTCATTGCCTTGCTCACAGACCAGTTTGCCGACTCAGATTTCATTCTGAACCCGCAATTTGGCACTCAGAGGTGCTGGTTCAACAAAAAGTGGGGTCTTGTTGCCTTCTTTACCTTACCATCAGGATTGATTGTCCTTGTCAACCTGGGACTATTTGGAGTATCAGTTTATGACATCTACAAGCAGCACAAGTCTGGGGAATTTGCCTCAGCCACAGTCCAGAGAAACGGCAATTCAGTCAACAaaacgaaggaagaaaaagaaaaggaaaaatttctcaAACCAACTTATTCTGGCCCCAACCTTAAGCAGTCAGATATCTCAATAGCCAGTGGCTCTGAATCTCCTCGGTGTGCCGAGCGTTTTCGAGAGAGAATCCAGAGAAGAATTCACGCGAACAAAAAACAGCGAGTGAGACTGGTGCTTTACTGCAAGCTTGCCATCATCATGGGCCTGACGTGGATATTTGCTTTTGTCTCTTTTCACACTGAAAGCTTAGTGTTTGAATACCTCTTCATCGTTTTTAACGGACTTCAAGGTACATTTATATTCATTGCTTTTGACTgcaaacaaaaaatatgggatgagttatacacaaaaataacaggaaagaagGTTGTCAGGAAGAGCACAGAATCCTCATTTAACACGAAAGAGACACCAGTGACCTCCTCAACAGACGGGCAATACAAGTACCGATGGTCATCCAACAGGAACCAGGACGGAAGTCGAAAATCATCGCCTATCCCTCAACCTGGACCAGTTGCACCGTAA